Proteins from one Mucilaginibacter jinjuensis genomic window:
- a CDS encoding phosphoketolase, whose product MESTLTLESVEQLNAYWRAANYLSVGQLYLRGNPLLREPLKLEHIKNMLLGHWGTTPGQNFIYTHLNRVIKKYDLNMIYVSGPGHGGPAVVAGTYLEGTYTDVYPNITQDEDGLRKLFTQFSYPGGISSHASPQTPGSIHEGGELGYSLSHSFGAVMDNPDLVVACVVGDGEAETGPLATAWHSNKFINPVTDGTVLPILHLNGYKISNPTVLARISHEELEQLFQGYGYTPYFVEGEDPEPMHQAMAATLDKVIEQIKKIKEDAKAGNTERPRWPMIVLRSPKGWTGPKFIDGKKIEGNFRSHQVPLAVSASTPPENLQMLEDWLKSYKPEELFDEKGALRPEIAELAPEGERRMGANPHANGGILLRELRLPDFKDYAVDVPQPGSPGEGDTPVLGRFLRDVIKHNMDKRNFRIFGPDETASNRLEAVFEASDRQWEGTVVESDEFLAPSGMVMEMLSEHQCEGWLEGYLLTGRHGLFNCYEAFIHIVDSMFNQHAKWLKATSELPWRRNIASLNILLTSTVWRQDHNGFTHQDPGFMDHVVNKKASIVRVYLPPDANCLLSVMDHCLRSRHYVNVISAGKHPAPQWLTMEQAVEHCTRGIGIWSFASNDQDCEPDLIMACCGDVPTLETLAAVSILREQLPELKVRVVNVVDLFKLQKSSEHTHGLNDLDYDALFTKDKPVVFAFHGYPWLVHRLTYNRFNNNNIHVRGYKEEGTITTSFDMTVLNEMDRFHLVIDAIDRLPQTGSKGVYLKQMLTDKLTQHKHYINENGKDMPEILNWKWNPES is encoded by the coding sequence ATGGAAAGTACCTTAACATTAGAATCAGTTGAACAATTAAATGCTTACTGGCGTGCAGCAAACTACCTGTCGGTTGGCCAGCTTTATTTACGTGGTAACCCTTTATTGCGCGAGCCATTAAAGCTGGAACACATTAAAAATATGTTACTTGGCCATTGGGGAACTACGCCCGGCCAAAACTTTATATACACACATTTAAACCGGGTAATCAAGAAGTATGATCTTAATATGATCTATGTTTCAGGCCCTGGTCACGGTGGGCCTGCAGTTGTAGCAGGTACTTACCTGGAAGGCACTTATACGGATGTTTATCCTAATATTACGCAGGACGAAGATGGCTTAAGAAAACTGTTTACCCAGTTCTCTTATCCGGGTGGTATCTCGAGCCATGCCTCACCACAAACACCAGGTTCTATACATGAGGGCGGAGAGTTAGGTTATTCGCTGAGCCATTCTTTCGGTGCCGTAATGGACAATCCTGATTTGGTTGTGGCTTGCGTTGTTGGTGATGGAGAAGCAGAAACCGGCCCACTAGCTACAGCATGGCATTCAAACAAATTTATTAACCCGGTTACCGACGGTACAGTATTACCTATATTGCACTTAAACGGTTATAAAATATCGAACCCCACTGTATTGGCAAGGATTTCGCACGAAGAACTGGAGCAATTATTCCAAGGTTATGGCTACACGCCATACTTTGTTGAGGGTGAAGATCCTGAACCTATGCACCAGGCAATGGCTGCAACTTTAGATAAGGTTATTGAGCAAATTAAAAAGATTAAGGAAGATGCTAAGGCGGGTAATACAGAACGCCCTCGCTGGCCTATGATTGTATTGCGCTCGCCCAAAGGATGGACCGGCCCTAAATTCATTGACGGCAAAAAGATTGAGGGCAACTTTCGCTCGCACCAGGTTCCGCTGGCTGTATCGGCTTCTACCCCACCCGAAAATTTGCAAATGCTGGAAGATTGGCTAAAAAGCTATAAGCCAGAAGAATTATTTGATGAGAAAGGCGCATTAAGACCTGAGATTGCGGAATTGGCTCCTGAAGGCGAAAGACGAATGGGCGCTAACCCCCATGCTAATGGTGGTATATTACTTCGTGAGTTAAGGCTGCCCGATTTTAAGGATTATGCGGTAGATGTACCACAACCCGGTTCGCCAGGCGAAGGAGATACGCCTGTTTTAGGCCGTTTTTTGCGTGATGTAATTAAGCATAATATGGATAAGCGCAATTTCAGGATTTTCGGGCCGGATGAAACTGCGTCGAACAGATTGGAGGCTGTTTTTGAAGCTTCAGATCGCCAATGGGAAGGTACTGTTGTAGAGTCTGATGAATTTCTGGCACCATCGGGTATGGTGATGGAAATGTTGAGCGAACACCAGTGCGAAGGTTGGCTGGAAGGTTACCTGTTAACCGGCAGGCATGGTTTGTTTAATTGCTATGAAGCTTTTATCCATATTGTGGATTCGATGTTTAACCAGCATGCCAAATGGCTTAAGGCTACATCTGAATTGCCCTGGAGACGAAACATTGCTTCATTAAATATCCTGCTTACTTCTACTGTATGGCGACAGGATCATAATGGTTTTACCCACCAGGATCCCGGTTTTATGGATCATGTGGTGAATAAGAAAGCGAGTATTGTTCGTGTTTATCTGCCACCAGATGCCAATTGCCTGTTATCGGTAATGGATCATTGCCTGCGCAGCCGCCATTATGTAAACGTAATATCAGCAGGTAAGCACCCTGCGCCGCAATGGCTTACTATGGAACAAGCCGTGGAACATTGTACCCGCGGCATAGGTATCTGGAGCTTTGCCAGCAACGATCAGGATTGCGAACCCGATCTGATTATGGCCTGTTGCGGCGATGTGCCCACATTGGAAACTTTGGCTGCAGTATCTATCCTCCGTGAGCAATTACCTGAACTGAAAGTCAGGGTGGTAAACGTGGTTGATCTATTTAAACTTCAAAAATCGAGCGAGCATACGCATGGCTTAAATGATCTTGACTACGATGCGCTGTTTACCAAAGATAAGCCGGTTGTATTTGCCTTTCATGGCTACCCGTGGCTGGTACACCGTTTAACCTATAACCGTTTCAACAATAATAACATCCACGTGCGTGGATATAAAGAAGAGGGTACGATCACCACATCTTTTGATATGACGGTATTAAACGAGATGGACCGTTTTCACCTGGTAATTGATGCGATTGACCGCCTACCGCAAACCGGCAGTAAAGGTGTTTATTTAAAGCAAATGCTTACCGATAAACTAACCCAGCACAAACATTACATCAACGAAAATGGTAAAGATATGCCGGAGATATTGAACTGGAAATGGAATCCGGAGTCATAA
- a CDS encoding arylsulfatase has protein sequence MSIFKTLGTRQVALTGLLTLAMAGSALAQQKKPNILVIFGDDVGQTNISAYSFGVLGYKTPNLDGLAHSGMMFTDYYAENSCTAGRSTFITGQCAKRTGLSKVGIPGAPVGLQARDVTIAQALKPLGYNTGQFGKNHLGDRDEYLPTRHGFDEFFGNLYHLDSEEEPQRPYWPKDDIAFTKNNTPRGVLHCTADGKIEDTGPLTTKRMETIDDETTAACIDFMKRQVQSGKPFFSWMNFTRMHAFTHIRQSMQGQSGMPGNDYADGMLEMDGDVGKLLQALEELKIADNTIVIFTTDNGPNQFSWPDAATTPFRSEKNSNWEGAYRVPAFVRWPGHIKPGTVTTEMFAGLDWFPTLLAAAGDANIKERLLTGTSIGGKTFKVHLDGYNQLDFLTGKTDKSFREEFAYFNDDAQLVGFRYKNWKAVFREQSAPGGFRVWSDPFILYRVPKLFNLRMDPYERADLVSDQYYDWIFKNAYLVGWLGFHAVGFLETFKNYPPSQLPASFSVDGVEDEINAINSQVLKAHAPVSGAGGNK, from the coding sequence ATGTCAATCTTTAAAACTCTTGGTACGCGTCAGGTAGCCTTAACAGGTTTGCTGACATTGGCGATGGCCGGAAGTGCCTTAGCGCAACAGAAAAAACCGAACATCCTCGTCATATTTGGTGATGATGTTGGCCAAACTAATATCAGCGCCTACTCGTTCGGGGTATTGGGTTACAAAACGCCTAACCTGGATGGTTTAGCACATTCTGGTATGATGTTTACAGATTATTATGCCGAAAACAGCTGTACCGCAGGCCGGTCTACCTTTATTACAGGCCAGTGCGCTAAACGTACAGGCTTATCAAAAGTAGGTATCCCCGGTGCACCGGTTGGCTTACAGGCAAGAGATGTTACCATTGCACAGGCTTTAAAACCACTGGGCTATAACACAGGCCAGTTTGGTAAAAACCACTTAGGCGACAGGGACGAATACCTGCCAACCAGACACGGTTTCGATGAGTTTTTCGGTAACTTATATCACCTCGATTCGGAAGAAGAACCACAACGCCCATACTGGCCAAAAGATGATATCGCTTTTACCAAAAATAACACCCCGCGTGGTGTATTGCATTGCACAGCCGATGGTAAAATTGAGGACACCGGCCCGCTTACCACCAAAAGGATGGAAACCATCGACGATGAAACTACTGCTGCCTGTATCGATTTTATGAAGAGACAGGTACAAAGCGGTAAGCCATTTTTTAGTTGGATGAACTTTACCAGGATGCACGCCTTTACACACATCCGCCAGTCTATGCAAGGCCAAAGCGGCATGCCTGGCAATGATTATGCAGATGGTATGCTGGAAATGGACGGCGACGTAGGTAAACTGTTACAAGCGCTTGAGGAACTGAAAATTGCAGACAATACCATTGTGATTTTTACAACAGATAATGGCCCCAACCAATTTAGCTGGCCGGATGCTGCCACCACACCATTCCGCAGCGAGAAAAATTCAAACTGGGAAGGTGCATATCGTGTACCGGCATTTGTGCGCTGGCCAGGGCATATTAAACCAGGCACTGTAACTACAGAAATGTTTGCCGGGTTAGATTGGTTCCCTACCTTATTGGCAGCTGCAGGTGATGCAAACATTAAAGAACGCTTGTTGACTGGCACCAGTATTGGCGGCAAAACATTTAAAGTACACCTGGATGGCTATAACCAGCTCGACTTCCTGACAGGGAAAACGGACAAGAGTTTCCGCGAAGAGTTTGCTTATTTTAATGATGATGCACAGCTGGTAGGTTTCCGGTATAAAAACTGGAAGGCTGTATTCCGCGAACAATCCGCTCCGGGTGGGTTCAGGGTATGGTCTGATCCTTTTATCCTATACAGGGTGCCAAAATTATTTAACCTGAGGATGGATCCTTATGAAAGAGCCGATCTGGTTTCTGACCAATATTACGACTGGATCTTTAAAAATGCTTATCTCGTAGGATGGCTTGGTTTCCATGCTGTTGGCTTCCTCGAAACCTTCAAGAATTATCCGCCATCTCAACTACCTGCCAGTTTCTCGGTAGATGGTGTTGAGGATGAAATAAACGCGATAAATAGTCAGGTACTAAAAGCTCATGCGCCTGTATCCGGTGCGGGAGGAAATAAATAA